Proteins encoded in a region of the Agromyces protaetiae genome:
- a CDS encoding tetratricopeptide repeat protein → MTNPIPPSAGLRGAVDLSSLVQGPPPAGGASAPAGDALVFPTDDQAFTETLERSRSVPVVIVLWASWSEPSTELVATLERLVRARSGRLVLATADADRSPQLVQALQAQSVPTVVALVAGQPVPLFQGPQPDEVIDEVFDQLLQLAAQHGVTGTVEAPEGAETQEPAEAPLPPLHQEAYDAIAQGDYDAAAAAYRTAIAQDPRDALAVAGLAQANLLGRLQGKSLDEIRNAAAANPGSLDAQLDVADLDLSGGHVDDAFARLLDLFPTLDAEGKGRVRERLIELFEVVGTDDPRVAAARRRLANLLY, encoded by the coding sequence GTGACGAATCCCATCCCGCCGTCGGCCGGTCTGCGCGGAGCGGTCGACCTGTCATCCCTCGTCCAGGGTCCGCCGCCCGCCGGGGGCGCCTCGGCGCCCGCGGGCGACGCGCTCGTCTTCCCGACCGACGACCAGGCGTTCACCGAGACGCTCGAGCGCTCACGCAGCGTCCCCGTCGTCATCGTGCTCTGGGCGTCGTGGAGCGAGCCGTCCACCGAGCTCGTCGCGACGCTCGAGCGGCTGGTCCGTGCGCGCAGCGGGCGGCTGGTCCTCGCGACCGCCGACGCCGACCGCAGCCCTCAGCTGGTGCAGGCGTTGCAGGCCCAGTCGGTGCCCACGGTGGTCGCGTTGGTCGCCGGCCAGCCGGTGCCGCTCTTCCAGGGTCCGCAGCCCGACGAGGTGATCGACGAGGTCTTCGACCAGCTGCTCCAGCTCGCCGCGCAGCACGGCGTCACGGGCACGGTCGAGGCGCCCGAGGGAGCCGAGACTCAGGAGCCGGCCGAAGCGCCGCTGCCGCCGCTGCACCAGGAGGCGTACGACGCGATCGCACAGGGCGACTACGACGCCGCTGCGGCGGCGTACCGCACGGCGATCGCGCAGGACCCGCGCGACGCGCTCGCCGTGGCCGGGCTCGCGCAGGCGAATCTGCTGGGCCGGCTGCAGGGGAAATCGCTCGACGAGATCCGCAATGCGGCCGCGGCGAACCCCGGCAGCCTCGACGCGCAGCTCGACGTCGCCGACCTCGACCTGTCCGGCGGGCACGTCGACGACGCGTTCGCGCGTCTGCTCGACCTGTTCCCGACGCTCGATGCCGAGGGCAAGGGCCGGGTGCGTGAGCGTCTGATCGAGCTGTTCGAGGTCGTCGGCACCGACGATCCCCGCGTGGCCGCCGCGCGGCGACGGCTCGCGAACCTGCTCTACTGA
- the glgB gene encoding 1,4-alpha-glucan branching protein GlgB, whose translation MPDVTPGPARPGPPVADDLLGAVAEGRSSDPHAVLGLHGFDVPGDAGPHTVIRARRPLAESVDAVLDDGSRVPMAHLGHGIWAGAGDFGPTGYRLLARYADGGEWVSDDPYRFGPTIGELDLHLIHEGRHEELWNALGAHHREHWGAGGHVAGTAFTVWAPRARAVRVVGDFNRWDGQGHAMRSMGGSGVWELFVPDLEPGTTYKFELLTQWGEWIMKADPMARQAEIAPATASVVSESHHDWQDGEWMSRRAATNLHERPMSIYELHLGSWRPGRGYREVADELIEYVHWLGYTHVEFMPLAEHPFGGSWGYQVTGYYAATSRFGTPDDLRYLIDRLHQAGIGVIMDWVPGHFPKDDWALARFDGEPLYEHPDPRRGEQKDWGTYVFDYGNPRVRNFLVANALFWLEEFHVDGLRVDAVASMLYLDYSRNEGEWVPNIHGGRENLEAIGFLQEVTATAYKRRPGVVMIAEESTSWPGVTGPTSSGGLGFGYKWNMGWMHDTLQYIQKDPMYRSHHHHDLTFSFLYAFSEHFILPISHDEVVHGKGSLVRKMPGDHWQQLANTRAYLAYMWAHPGKQLLFMGQEFGQLSEWSEERGLDWWILDQPSHHQLAEFVAALNRVYRDLPALWQLDDDSAGFEWVEGGAAAENVIAFLRYDRERTPVLCVVNFSGAPHHGFRLGLPAEGRWTEILNSDAAEFGGSGVGNLGAVEATDVPWAGRPASAEFTLPPLGAVWFRYSAGQ comes from the coding sequence ATGCCTGACGTCACGCCCGGCCCGGCCCGGCCCGGCCCCCCGGTCGCCGACGACCTGCTCGGCGCGGTCGCCGAGGGGCGCTCATCCGATCCGCACGCGGTGCTCGGCCTGCACGGGTTCGACGTCCCGGGCGATGCCGGCCCGCACACCGTGATCCGCGCGCGACGCCCGCTCGCCGAGTCGGTCGACGCGGTACTCGACGACGGCAGCCGGGTGCCCATGGCCCACCTCGGTCACGGCATCTGGGCCGGAGCCGGCGACTTCGGCCCGACCGGCTACCGGCTGCTCGCGCGCTACGCCGACGGCGGCGAATGGGTGAGCGACGACCCCTACCGGTTCGGGCCCACGATCGGCGAGCTCGACCTGCACCTCATCCACGAGGGCCGGCACGAGGAGCTCTGGAACGCGCTCGGCGCGCACCACCGCGAGCACTGGGGCGCCGGCGGTCACGTCGCCGGCACCGCGTTCACCGTCTGGGCGCCGCGCGCACGAGCCGTGCGCGTCGTGGGCGACTTCAACCGCTGGGACGGCCAGGGCCACGCCATGCGCAGCATGGGCGGCAGCGGCGTCTGGGAGCTGTTCGTCCCCGACCTCGAGCCCGGCACGACCTACAAGTTCGAGCTGCTCACGCAGTGGGGCGAGTGGATCATGAAGGCCGACCCGATGGCCCGGCAGGCCGAGATCGCTCCGGCGACCGCGTCGGTCGTCTCCGAGAGCCATCACGACTGGCAGGACGGCGAATGGATGTCTCGCCGGGCGGCCACGAACCTGCACGAGCGCCCCATGAGCATCTACGAGCTCCACCTCGGCTCGTGGCGGCCCGGTCGCGGGTACCGCGAGGTCGCCGACGAGCTCATCGAATACGTGCACTGGCTCGGCTACACCCATGTCGAGTTCATGCCCCTGGCGGAGCATCCGTTCGGCGGCTCGTGGGGCTATCAGGTGACCGGCTACTACGCGGCGACCAGCCGCTTCGGCACGCCCGACGACCTGCGCTACCTGATCGACCGCCTGCACCAGGCCGGCATCGGCGTCATCATGGACTGGGTCCCAGGGCACTTCCCGAAGGATGACTGGGCCCTCGCACGATTCGACGGCGAACCGCTCTACGAGCACCCCGATCCACGCCGCGGCGAGCAGAAGGACTGGGGCACCTACGTCTTCGACTACGGCAACCCGCGCGTGCGGAACTTCCTGGTCGCCAACGCCCTGTTCTGGCTCGAGGAGTTCCACGTCGACGGGCTGCGGGTCGACGCGGTCGCCTCGATGCTCTACCTGGACTACTCGCGCAACGAGGGCGAGTGGGTGCCGAACATCCACGGCGGGCGCGAGAACCTCGAGGCGATCGGCTTCCTCCAGGAGGTCACCGCCACGGCGTACAAACGCCGCCCCGGCGTGGTCATGATCGCCGAGGAGTCGACGAGCTGGCCGGGCGTCACCGGGCCCACGAGCTCGGGCGGACTCGGGTTCGGGTACAAGTGGAACATGGGCTGGATGCACGACACCCTGCAGTACATCCAGAAGGACCCGATGTACCGCTCGCACCACCATCACGACCTGACGTTCTCGTTCCTCTACGCGTTCAGCGAGCACTTCATCCTGCCGATCAGCCACGACGAGGTCGTGCACGGCAAGGGCTCGCTCGTGCGCAAGATGCCGGGCGACCACTGGCAGCAGCTCGCCAACACCCGCGCCTACCTCGCGTACATGTGGGCGCACCCCGGCAAGCAGCTGCTGTTCATGGGCCAGGAGTTCGGGCAGCTCTCCGAGTGGAGCGAGGAACGCGGGCTGGACTGGTGGATCCTCGACCAGCCGTCCCACCACCAGCTCGCCGAGTTCGTGGCCGCGCTGAACCGCGTGTACCGCGACCTGCCGGCGCTCTGGCAGCTCGACGACGACTCGGCCGGGTTCGAATGGGTCGAGGGCGGTGCCGCCGCCGAGAACGTCATCGCGTTCCTGCGCTACGACCGCGAGCGTACGCCGGTGCTGTGCGTCGTGAACTTCTCGGGCGCGCCGCACCACGGCTTCCGGCTCGGCCTCCCGGCCGAGGGCCGCTGGACCGAGATCCTCAACTCCGATGCGGCCGAGTTCGGCGGTTCAGGCGTCGGCAACCTCGGCGCGGTCGAGGCGACGGATGTCCCGTGGGCGGGTCGTCCGGCCTCCGCCGAGTTCACGCTGCCGCCACTCGGCGCGGTCTGGTTCAGGTACTCGGCGGGTCAGTAG
- a CDS encoding maltotransferase domain-containing protein — MISPDPLVHRIPVIQLSPAAPDPRWRPKAYSGEVVPFRATVFREGHDVVGAMLSLVSPSGETQRHRMRALAAGTDRWEALVQVGEQGVWRWQVEGFGDEVATWRHDAALKIDAGVDVELMYEIGARLLERAAAERTRPAAVRKRLTTLAADLRAPGTPPVARRLLVDDPALQEFDARPLAALVSLTEEHELLVERRRAGVGSWYEFFPRSEGAKRLKDGTWKSGTFKTAAKRLDGVAAMGFDVLYLPPIHPIGQTNRKGRNNTLDPGPGDPGSPWAIGGPLADGSAGGHDTIHPDLGTLADFRAFVRRANALGIEVALDLALQASPDHPWVAEHPEWFTVLPDGTIRYAENPPKKYQDIYPVNFDDDPEGIYAEVLRIVRHWIAQGVRIFRVDNPHTKPLAFWERLIAAVNADDPDVVFLAEAFTRPAMMRSLAAAGFQQSYTYFTWRNTKQELEEFLTSLAEETADYLRPNLFVNTPDILTEYLQFGGPAAFTVRATIAATAAPTWGVYAGFELFESVARPGAEEAIDNEKYEYKPRDFALAEREGRSLALYLGILNRIRAEHPALQQLRNLHVHRTDDDQVLAFSKHLDARFTGTGLDDTIIVVANVDPHSVRETTVHLDLDALGLEPGATFTVEDLVDGERWEWGASNYVRLDAFTRPAHVLHIVRQRPATAQPPKHRRPHA; from the coding sequence GTGATCTCACCTGACCCGCTCGTGCACCGCATCCCGGTGATCCAGTTGAGTCCGGCCGCCCCCGATCCGAGATGGCGGCCGAAGGCGTATTCGGGAGAGGTCGTACCGTTCCGCGCGACGGTGTTCCGCGAGGGCCACGACGTCGTCGGCGCGATGCTGTCGCTCGTCTCGCCGTCTGGCGAGACCCAGCGTCACCGCATGCGTGCGCTGGCGGCCGGGACCGACCGCTGGGAGGCCCTCGTCCAGGTCGGCGAGCAGGGTGTCTGGCGCTGGCAGGTCGAGGGATTCGGCGACGAGGTCGCGACGTGGCGCCACGATGCGGCGCTCAAGATCGACGCGGGCGTCGACGTCGAGCTCATGTACGAGATCGGCGCACGACTGCTCGAACGCGCGGCGGCCGAACGCACCCGCCCCGCCGCCGTCCGCAAGCGGCTCACCACCCTGGCCGCTGACCTGCGGGCGCCCGGTACCCCGCCTGTCGCGCGCCGCCTGCTCGTCGACGACCCCGCGCTCCAGGAGTTCGACGCCCGACCCCTCGCGGCCCTCGTGAGCCTGACCGAGGAGCACGAGCTCCTCGTCGAGCGGCGCCGTGCCGGCGTCGGCAGCTGGTACGAGTTCTTCCCACGCTCGGAGGGCGCCAAGCGCCTGAAGGACGGCACCTGGAAGAGCGGCACCTTCAAGACCGCCGCGAAGCGGCTCGACGGCGTCGCGGCGATGGGCTTCGATGTGCTCTACCTCCCGCCGATCCATCCGATCGGGCAGACCAATCGCAAGGGACGCAACAACACGCTCGATCCGGGACCCGGGGATCCGGGATCGCCCTGGGCGATCGGCGGCCCGCTCGCCGACGGCAGCGCAGGCGGCCATGACACGATCCACCCCGACCTCGGCACGCTCGCCGATTTCCGCGCGTTCGTGCGTCGGGCGAACGCCCTCGGCATCGAGGTGGCGCTCGATCTGGCGCTGCAGGCCTCACCCGACCATCCGTGGGTGGCCGAGCATCCGGAGTGGTTCACGGTGCTGCCCGACGGCACCATCCGCTACGCGGAGAACCCGCCGAAGAAGTACCAGGACATCTACCCCGTCAACTTCGACGACGACCCCGAGGGCATCTACGCCGAAGTGCTCAGGATCGTGCGGCACTGGATCGCACAGGGTGTGCGCATCTTCCGCGTCGACAACCCGCACACGAAGCCGCTGGCCTTCTGGGAACGACTCATCGCCGCCGTGAACGCCGACGACCCCGACGTGGTGTTCCTCGCGGAGGCGTTCACCCGGCCCGCGATGATGCGTTCGCTCGCGGCCGCCGGCTTCCAGCAGTCGTACACGTACTTCACCTGGCGCAACACGAAGCAGGAGCTCGAGGAGTTCCTCACCTCGCTGGCCGAGGAGACCGCCGACTACCTGCGACCGAACCTGTTCGTGAACACGCCGGACATCCTCACCGAATACCTGCAGTTCGGCGGCCCGGCGGCCTTCACCGTGCGCGCGACGATCGCGGCGACCGCGGCGCCCACCTGGGGCGTGTACGCCGGGTTCGAGCTCTTCGAGTCGGTGGCCCGCCCGGGCGCCGAGGAAGCGATCGACAACGAGAAGTACGAGTACAAACCCCGCGACTTCGCCCTCGCCGAACGCGAAGGTCGGTCACTCGCGCTCTACCTCGGCATTCTGAACCGCATCAGGGCGGAGCATCCGGCCCTCCAGCAGTTGCGCAACCTGCACGTGCACCGCACCGACGACGACCAGGTGCTGGCCTTCTCGAAGCACCTCGATGCGCGGTTCACCGGCACCGGCCTCGACGACACGATCATCGTGGTCGCGAACGTCGATCCGCACTCCGTGCGCGAGACCACCGTGCACCTCGACCTCGACGCGCTCGGGCTCGAGCCCGGCGCGACCTTCACCGTCGAGGACCTCGTCGATGGCGAGCGCTGGGAGTGGGGCGCCTCGAACTACGTCCGGTTGGACGCGTTCACCCGTCCCGCGCACGTCCTGCACATCGTCCGGCAGCGACCGGCGACCGCACAGCCGCCGAAGCATCGGAGACCGCATGCCTGA
- the glgP gene encoding alpha-glucan family phosphorylase, which yields MKPIRRFTVRAVVPPALEALDELAGNLRWAWHEPTRRVFEHIDPEAWLRSGRDPGALLGEVAPSRLDELAGDEGYVAWAERERAGLRTYLSDPRWYQSIGDDAPNGIAYFSPEFGIAEALPQYSGGLGILAGDHLKAASDLGVPITAVGLFYKAGYFSQSISADGWQQERYPAQDPDGLPLSLVRNPDGSAVQITLGLPDGRALVARVWLAKVGRVPLLLLDTDVPANDDDLRSVTDRLYGGSGEHRLLQELLLGVGGARALAAWTDLHGGAGPEVFHLNEGHAGFLGLERISSLIADGLAFSEALQVVRASTVFTTHTPVPAGIDRFDRGLVERYLTNALLPGIDPADALALGVEPGADPATSAFNMAMMGLRLAQHANGVSRLHGEVSRRMFSSLWPGFSDDEVPITSVTNGVHAPTWTDPALLELSADRLGTEDAEHADWLSAALADGELWSVKRRMRTQLVEDARRRLASAWSAQNDGAAAPGWIDDVLDPEALTVGFARRVPTYKRLTLMLQDPDRLKAILTNPERPVQFVIAGKSHPADDEGKRLIQELVRFAQQPELRGRIVFLPDYDMGMAATLYPGCDVWLNNPLRPLEACGTSGMKAAMNGALNLSILDGWWAEFAGDDFGWVIPSADRAGDAAERDALEAAALYDLLEHRIAPAYFARDADGVPREWVGMLRKTLTRLVPELGADRMVREYVDRLYRHAWRHARAVTADHARGARELAAYGARVRAAWSGVAVVHVESGGVEAPHVGDELKLRAYVALGELSPDDVEVEVVYGRAGGDDTIRDGRREPLAPVTGTGEADASSPRMYEGRVVLDRAGAFGYTVRVVPKHPLLLSTAELGLVAVAR from the coding sequence GTGAAGCCGATCCGGAGATTCACCGTCCGTGCGGTCGTGCCGCCAGCGCTCGAGGCGCTCGACGAGCTCGCCGGCAACCTCAGATGGGCCTGGCACGAGCCGACCCGGCGCGTGTTCGAGCACATCGATCCCGAGGCGTGGCTCCGGTCGGGTCGGGACCCGGGCGCACTCCTCGGCGAGGTCGCGCCGTCCCGGCTCGACGAGCTGGCCGGCGACGAGGGGTACGTGGCCTGGGCCGAACGCGAACGCGCCGGTCTGCGCACGTACCTGAGCGACCCCCGGTGGTACCAGTCGATCGGGGACGACGCACCGAACGGCATCGCGTACTTCTCGCCCGAGTTCGGCATCGCCGAGGCCCTGCCGCAGTATTCGGGCGGGCTCGGCATCCTCGCGGGCGACCACCTGAAGGCGGCGAGCGATCTCGGTGTGCCGATCACCGCCGTCGGCTTGTTCTACAAGGCGGGGTACTTCTCGCAGTCGATCTCGGCCGACGGCTGGCAGCAGGAACGGTATCCGGCGCAGGACCCCGACGGCCTGCCGCTGTCGCTCGTCCGCAACCCCGACGGGTCCGCGGTGCAGATCACGCTCGGGCTGCCAGACGGTCGGGCGCTCGTGGCGCGGGTCTGGCTGGCCAAGGTCGGCCGGGTCCCGCTGCTGCTGCTCGACACGGACGTGCCCGCGAACGACGACGATCTGCGGTCGGTGACCGACCGGCTCTACGGCGGCAGCGGGGAGCACCGGCTCCTGCAGGAGCTGCTGCTCGGCGTCGGTGGCGCCCGCGCGCTCGCCGCATGGACCGACCTGCACGGCGGCGCAGGTCCCGAGGTGTTCCATCTGAACGAGGGTCACGCCGGATTCCTCGGGCTCGAGCGGATCTCGTCGCTCATCGCCGACGGGCTCGCCTTCAGCGAGGCGCTGCAGGTCGTGCGGGCGAGCACGGTCTTCACGACCCATACGCCCGTCCCGGCCGGCATCGACCGGTTCGACCGGGGGCTCGTCGAGCGGTACCTCACGAACGCGCTGCTGCCGGGCATCGATCCGGCGGACGCCCTGGCGCTCGGCGTCGAGCCCGGTGCCGATCCCGCGACGAGCGCGTTCAACATGGCGATGATGGGGCTGCGGCTCGCCCAGCACGCCAACGGCGTCTCGCGCCTGCACGGTGAGGTGAGCCGCCGCATGTTCTCGTCGCTGTGGCCGGGCTTCAGCGACGATGAGGTGCCGATCACGTCGGTCACGAACGGCGTGCACGCGCCGACCTGGACGGATCCCGCGCTGCTCGAGCTGAGCGCCGACCGGCTCGGCACCGAGGACGCCGAGCACGCCGACTGGCTGAGCGCGGCGCTCGCCGACGGCGAGCTGTGGTCGGTGAAGCGACGCATGCGCACGCAGCTCGTCGAAGATGCGCGGCGCCGGCTCGCGTCGGCCTGGTCGGCGCAGAACGACGGCGCCGCGGCCCCCGGCTGGATCGACGACGTGCTCGACCCCGAGGCTTTGACCGTAGGCTTCGCCCGCCGCGTGCCCACGTACAAGCGGCTCACGCTCATGTTGCAAGACCCCGACCGGCTGAAGGCGATCCTCACGAACCCCGAGCGCCCGGTGCAGTTCGTGATCGCGGGCAAGTCGCACCCGGCCGACGACGAGGGCAAGCGTCTCATCCAGGAGCTGGTCCGGTTCGCGCAGCAGCCGGAGCTGCGCGGCCGCATCGTGTTCCTGCCCGACTACGACATGGGCATGGCCGCGACGCTCTACCCGGGCTGCGACGTGTGGCTGAACAACCCGCTCAGGCCGCTCGAGGCGTGCGGGACGTCGGGCATGAAGGCCGCGATGAACGGAGCGCTGAACCTTTCGATCCTCGACGGCTGGTGGGCCGAGTTCGCGGGCGACGACTTCGGCTGGGTCATCCCGTCGGCCGACCGCGCCGGTGACGCCGCGGAACGCGACGCGCTCGAGGCAGCCGCGCTGTACGACCTGCTCGAGCACCGGATCGCGCCGGCATACTTCGCCCGCGACGCCGACGGCGTGCCGCGGGAGTGGGTCGGCATGCTGCGCAAGACCCTCACGAGGCTCGTCCCCGAGCTCGGCGCCGACCGCATGGTGCGCGAGTACGTCGACCGGTTGTACCGGCACGCGTGGCGGCACGCTCGGGCGGTGACCGCCGATCACGCGCGCGGAGCGCGCGAACTCGCGGCGTACGGCGCCCGGGTCCGTGCGGCGTGGTCCGGCGTCGCGGTCGTGCACGTCGAGTCGGGCGGCGTCGAGGCGCCGCACGTCGGCGACGAGCTCAAGCTTCGCGCGTATGTCGCGCTCGGCGAGCTGTCACCCGACGACGTCGAGGTCGAGGTCGTCTACGGTCGCGCCGGCGGCGACGACACGATCCGCGACGGCCGGCGCGAGCCGCTGGCTCCCGTGACCGGGACGGGCGAGGCGGATGCCTCGTCGCCGCGCATGTACGAGGGCCGCGTGGTCCTCGACCGGGCCGGCGCCTTCGGCTACACGGTGCGCGTCGTCCCGAAGCATCCGTTGCTGTTGAGCACGGCGGAGCTGGGGCTCGTCGCGGTCGCCCGCTGA
- the ybaK gene encoding Cys-tRNA(Pro) deacylase, with translation MAKRADASAGTPATVALTRDGIAFTAHTYDHDPRAAAYGLEAAEKLGVDADRVFKTLLAMVDGSLAVAIVPVARQLDLKAFASALGGKRAEMADPRVAERKTGYVVGGISPIGQKTPLPTVLDESAILCETVLVSGGRRGLDLELAPDDLVAATGGRYAPIAR, from the coding sequence ATGGCGAAGCGAGCGGATGCCTCGGCGGGCACGCCCGCCACCGTCGCCCTCACCCGCGACGGCATCGCCTTCACCGCGCACACCTACGATCACGATCCGCGTGCGGCCGCCTACGGGCTCGAAGCGGCGGAGAAGCTGGGCGTCGACGCCGACCGGGTCTTCAAGACCCTGCTCGCGATGGTCGACGGGTCGCTCGCCGTCGCCATCGTCCCCGTCGCGCGGCAGCTCGACCTCAAGGCGTTCGCGTCCGCGCTCGGCGGCAAGCGCGCCGAGATGGCCGATCCACGGGTCGCCGAGCGGAAGACCGGGTACGTCGTCGGCGGGATCAGCCCGATCGGCCAGAAGACGCCGTTGCCGACGGTCCTCGACGAGTCCGCGATCCTGTGCGAGACCGTGCTGGTCTCCGGCGGCCGGCGCGGCCTCGATCTCGAACTCGCCCCCGACGACCTGGTCGCGGCGACCGGTGGCCGCTACGCGCCGATCGCCCGGTGA
- the glgX gene encoding glycogen debranching protein GlgX, giving the protein MPAADPLHDLGVRADADGGRLRLWSEHATSVELVVFDANDLEWAVDRVAAERDGYGVWQADSRALVPGARYAVHVDGPAGVEHAFNPVHALLDPYARGLARADDGSWRGVATDTLVAEGFDWAGSALPRVPLDRTVVYEAHVKGFSRRNERIPAALRGTYAGLAHDASLEYLTDLGVTSVELLPVQAFVPEERLVRQGKVNYWGYNTLGFFAPHAPWATAAAQAEGPAAVRREFAGMVKRLHEAGLEVILDVVYNHTAEEGRTGPTYSFRGIDNASYYRHDAHGRYVDTTGCGNTLDFGREAPVRLVLDSLRYWAGELGVDGFRLDLAATLGRGDHGDFETGHPLLLGMLEDPVIGQTKLIAEPWDVGFGGWQTGRFPTGFSEWNDRYRDRMREFWLEDRRYEREHRRIPGGMGRFAGRLTGSAHTFAHERGPLASLNFVTAHDGFTLADLTSYDVKHNEGNGEDNRDGTDANRSYNHGVEGFTDDVEILAARRRSIRNLLGTLLLSAGVPMLTAGDEAGRTQRGNNNAYCLDSEATWIDWDRTAEQRALFETARHLIRLRAENPALRPVRYGVLGTSTPGASRMDWYNADGIPMTIDDWDSPTERTLQYLAASTPDLEPPNRVLLVVHAQTEPTEVVLPEPRGPAVARYIQLWDSAHEVPGAAPAVLQPGDEVDVAGWSMQLYLAEG; this is encoded by the coding sequence ATGCCTGCCGCCGATCCGCTCCACGACCTGGGCGTCCGCGCGGACGCGGACGGCGGTCGGCTGCGGCTCTGGTCAGAACACGCGACCTCGGTCGAGCTCGTCGTGTTCGACGCGAACGATCTCGAATGGGCGGTCGACCGGGTGGCGGCCGAGCGCGACGGGTACGGCGTGTGGCAGGCGGACTCGCGGGCGCTCGTTCCCGGGGCGCGGTACGCCGTGCACGTCGACGGGCCTGCCGGTGTCGAGCACGCGTTCAACCCGGTGCACGCCCTGCTCGACCCATACGCTCGCGGGCTCGCGCGCGCCGACGACGGCTCCTGGCGCGGCGTCGCCACCGACACGCTCGTCGCCGAGGGATTCGACTGGGCCGGCAGCGCGCTGCCGCGGGTGCCGCTCGATCGCACTGTCGTGTACGAGGCGCACGTCAAGGGCTTCAGCCGCCGGAACGAGCGCATCCCCGCCGCGCTGCGCGGCACGTATGCCGGGCTCGCGCACGACGCCTCGCTCGAATATCTGACGGACCTCGGCGTGACGAGCGTCGAGCTGCTGCCCGTGCAGGCCTTCGTGCCCGAGGAGCGACTCGTCCGGCAGGGCAAGGTGAACTACTGGGGGTACAACACGCTCGGGTTCTTCGCCCCGCACGCACCCTGGGCGACCGCGGCGGCGCAGGCCGAAGGTCCGGCTGCGGTCCGTCGCGAGTTCGCCGGCATGGTGAAGCGCCTGCACGAGGCCGGGCTCGAGGTGATCCTCGACGTGGTCTACAACCACACGGCCGAAGAGGGGCGCACCGGGCCGACCTACAGCTTCCGGGGCATCGACAATGCGAGCTACTACCGCCATGACGCGCACGGCCGGTACGTCGACACCACGGGCTGCGGCAACACGCTCGACTTCGGGCGCGAGGCCCCGGTGCGACTCGTGCTCGACTCGCTGCGGTACTGGGCGGGCGAGCTCGGCGTCGACGGGTTCCGCCTCGACCTCGCGGCGACCCTCGGACGCGGTGACCACGGCGACTTCGAGACGGGGCACCCGCTGCTGCTTGGCATGCTCGAGGACCCCGTCATCGGGCAGACCAAGCTCATCGCGGAGCCATGGGACGTCGGCTTCGGCGGGTGGCAGACCGGCCGGTTCCCGACCGGCTTCAGCGAGTGGAACGACCGCTACCGCGACCGCATGCGCGAGTTCTGGCTCGAAGACCGGCGGTACGAGCGCGAGCACCGCCGCATCCCGGGCGGCATGGGGCGGTTCGCGGGCCGGCTCACGGGATCGGCGCACACGTTCGCGCACGAGCGCGGGCCGCTCGCGAGCCTGAACTTCGTCACCGCGCACGACGGCTTCACCCTGGCCGACCTCACGTCGTACGACGTGAAGCACAACGAGGGCAACGGCGAGGACAACCGCGACGGCACGGACGCGAACCGGTCGTACAACCACGGCGTCGAGGGGTTCACCGACGATGTCGAGATCCTCGCGGCCCGGCGCCGGAGCATCCGCAACCTGCTCGGCACCCTCCTGCTCTCGGCCGGCGTGCCCATGCTCACCGCCGGCGACGAGGCGGGGCGCACGCAGCGCGGCAACAACAATGCGTACTGTCTCGACTCCGAGGCCACCTGGATCGACTGGGACCGCACGGCCGAGCAGCGTGCGCTGTTCGAGACGGCGAGACACCTCATCCGGCTGCGAGCGGAGAACCCCGCGCTGCGTCCGGTGCGCTACGGCGTTCTCGGCACGTCAACGCCCGGCGCGAGCCGCATGGATTGGTACAACGCCGACGGCATCCCGATGACCATCGACGACTGGGACTCCCCCACCGAGCGCACGCTGCAGTATCTCGCCGCGTCGACGCCGGACCTCGAGCCGCCGAACCGCGTGCTGCTCGTCGTGCACGCGCAGACCGAGCCGACCGAGGTCGTGCTCCCCGAGCCGCGCGGCCCGGCCGTCGCACGGTACATCCAGCTCTGGGACTCGGCGCACGAGGTCCCGGGCGCGGCCCCGGCCGTGCTGCAGCCGGGCGACGAGGTGGACGTCGCCGGCTGGTCGATGCAGCTCTACCTGGCGGAGGGCTGA